The following are from one region of the Lentimicrobium sp. L6 genome:
- a CDS encoding lipopolysaccharide biosynthesis protein, which translates to MFKEIKQSEFAKQVATLLTGSLLAQVLPFIAEYFITRLYTAAELGIITLFTSVAVMFSIIATGRYEFAIMLPKEKEKSINVLFLALFITVIIAIVSFFVTWLLNDWVCKVQKSDELGRFLWYVPISVLAVGVFNSFNQWANRNAYHNYMAASKVSESGTTSGLNVLFGYMKLGNAGLIIAYLSGQLISTIAVLIPFFKKDKALVKEVKKSEMKSLAKKYKKFPTTNSLHAFMDMFFLSVLVFLISHYFGDDITGYYGRTYKILLAPSILIGGVVGQIFFRKISIMKSNDESMMVFFQKIILLLFLIGLPIFVIIMLFGPEIFELYLGKNFITAGTYAAILAPWIWMKFITGPLAMVPVVFDKLNASFLFGSLSNLLLVCAIVIGGSYDWSVTGTFKLLTVLQIIVLSFFILWVYSLIKKCDTKLDNI; encoded by the coding sequence GCCTTTTATTGCTGAATATTTCATCACTCGATTATATACAGCAGCGGAGCTCGGTATTATTACTTTATTTACTTCGGTGGCGGTTATGTTTTCGATTATAGCAACTGGTAGATATGAGTTTGCAATAATGCTTCCTAAGGAAAAGGAGAAAAGTATAAATGTTCTATTTTTAGCTCTCTTCATTACAGTAATTATTGCTATTGTTTCTTTTTTTGTCACTTGGTTGCTCAATGATTGGGTTTGTAAAGTTCAAAAGAGTGATGAGTTAGGTCGCTTCCTTTGGTATGTTCCTATATCAGTATTGGCTGTGGGGGTTTTTAATAGCTTCAATCAGTGGGCCAATAGGAATGCTTATCATAATTATATGGCAGCTTCAAAGGTTTCGGAGAGTGGGACTACATCAGGTTTGAATGTATTATTCGGTTATATGAAGTTAGGGAATGCTGGGTTAATTATTGCATATTTGAGTGGGCAATTGATTTCCACAATAGCAGTGCTCATCCCTTTTTTTAAAAAGGATAAAGCTTTAGTAAAAGAAGTGAAGAAGTCGGAAATGAAATCTTTGGCTAAAAAATATAAGAAGTTTCCTACTACCAATTCGCTTCATGCTTTTATGGATATGTTTTTTCTAAGTGTTTTGGTATTCTTAATTAGCCACTATTTTGGTGATGATATAACGGGATATTATGGTAGAACTTATAAAATATTATTGGCCCCGTCTATACTCATTGGAGGAGTAGTTGGTCAGATTTTCTTCAGGAAAATATCTATTATGAAATCAAATGATGAAAGCATGATGGTTTTCTTTCAAAAAATAATTCTGCTATTATTTTTAATTGGATTACCTATTTTTGTAATTATTATGCTTTTTGGACCTGAGATATTTGAATTATATCTGGGTAAGAATTTTATTACCGCAGGAACTTATGCCGCCATATTAGCTCCTTGGATTTGGATGAAGTTTATCACTGGTCCATTAGCTATGGTTCCAGTGGTTTTTGATAAGTTAAATGCTTCTTTCCTTTTTGGAAGTTTATCCAATTTGTTATTAGTATGTGCTATTGTTATTGGGGGAAGCTACGATTGGAGTGTTACTGGAACCTTCAAGCTATTAACGGTATTACAAATAATTGTTTTGAGCTTTTTTATTCTTTGGGTTTATTCATTGATTAAGAAATGTGACACAAAACTAGATAATATATAG
- a CDS encoding acyltransferase, with product MRNVFSAIKRVYLRFFASQARPIMVYYKRNFQKEKKENIRISSSTFLDYKERLKIDKEVFIGHFNFVEASNGIEIEEGVQITNYCSITTHSSHNSIRLYGEKYKDFANLVGYIKGSVFIGKYTFVGPHSVIMPKTRIGKGSLVSAYSYVQGEFPDFSIIAGNPATVIGSTKKMDQRILEQHAELKPFYEAWAND from the coding sequence ATGAGAAATGTTTTTAGTGCTATTAAGAGAGTTTATCTGCGTTTTTTTGCTTCGCAGGCTCGGCCTATTATGGTGTATTATAAGCGTAATTTCCAAAAGGAAAAAAAGGAAAATATAAGAATTAGCAGTTCTACCTTTTTAGATTATAAAGAGAGGCTGAAGATTGATAAGGAGGTATTTATTGGTCATTTTAATTTTGTAGAAGCCAGTAATGGAATTGAAATTGAAGAAGGTGTTCAAATTACGAATTATTGTAGTATAACGACTCATTCTTCCCATAATTCTATTAGACTCTATGGAGAAAAATATAAAGATTTTGCAAATTTGGTGGGCTATATAAAGGGTAGTGTGTTTATTGGAAAATATACTTTTGTTGGACCACATTCTGTGATTATGCCAAAAACAAGGATTGGAAAAGGAAGCTTGGTGAGCGCATATAGTTATGTGCAAGGAGAGTTTCCAGACTTTTCAATAATAGCTGGAAATCCAGCTACCGTGATTGGGAGTACCAAAAAAATGGATCAAAGAATACTGGAGCAGCACGCCGAACTGAAACCTTTTTATGAAGCTTGGGCAAATGATTAA
- a CDS encoding glycosyltransferase: protein MINQMGKQQRYLLFGDGNSPHTLKWVKELILHYDVFVVSSSQVSESLKKVIPAEKREALGVEVQAEGNTLGYFKKIFKLNSIIKRIQPEIVNAHYISSHGFLIALVKQFGYSKFKFVASAWGTDVLVFPFRNKVFFRIMKFVLSKADYITSDSNHMSKVIQQIKNKPVITFTFGLDEMPDFNEYEKEASLYFSNRALSENYNIGEVIRAFQSIAEEDLEARLVVSNEGVDKENLVWQVVELGLTERVEFVGFLSAEEQAKVYSKSSFYFSLPSSDSTSVSLLEALAYGCIPILSDIPANREWVKNAENGILIEKDIDLKLINKLRNNRMSIIRFNRKQIEERGIFPKLMNDFVEIIK from the coding sequence ATGATTAATCAAATGGGAAAACAGCAAAGATATCTTCTTTTTGGAGATGGTAATAGTCCTCATACATTGAAATGGGTTAAAGAACTCATTTTGCATTATGATGTTTTTGTGGTGTCTTCTTCTCAGGTTTCTGAGTCTTTGAAGAAAGTTATACCTGCGGAAAAAAGAGAAGCTCTTGGGGTTGAAGTGCAAGCAGAAGGAAATACACTTGGTTATTTTAAAAAGATATTCAAATTAAATAGTATTATAAAGAGAATTCAACCTGAAATAGTAAATGCCCATTATATCAGTAGTCATGGTTTTTTAATTGCCTTGGTAAAGCAGTTTGGCTATTCAAAGTTTAAATTTGTAGCATCAGCCTGGGGAACCGATGTTTTAGTTTTTCCTTTTCGGAATAAGGTGTTTTTTAGGATAATGAAGTTTGTGCTTTCTAAAGCAGATTATATAACTTCGGATTCTAATCATATGAGTAAGGTGATTCAGCAGATTAAAAATAAACCTGTAATTACCTTTACATTTGGTTTGGACGAGATGCCAGATTTCAATGAATATGAAAAGGAAGCCAGTCTGTATTTTTCAAATAGAGCGCTTTCCGAGAACTATAATATTGGAGAAGTGATTCGAGCTTTTCAATCCATTGCAGAGGAGGATTTGGAAGCGAGGTTGGTAGTATCTAATGAAGGAGTTGATAAGGAAAATTTAGTATGGCAGGTTGTAGAACTGGGTTTGACGGAGCGAGTTGAATTTGTAGGGTTTTTAAGTGCGGAAGAGCAAGCGAAGGTTTATTCTAAAAGTAGTTTTTATTTCTCTTTGCCCTCATCCGATTCCACTAGTGTGAGTTTGTTAGAGGCTTTAGCTTATGGTTGTATTCCTATTTTGTCTGATATTCCTGCCAATAGGGAATGGGTGAAGAATGCGGAAAATGGGATTTTAATAGAAAAAGATATTGATTTAAAGCTGATTAATAAATTGCGTAATAATAGGATGTCTATTATCAGGTTTAATAGAAAGCAAATTGAAGAAAGAGGAATCTTTCCTAAGTTAATGAACGATTTTGTGGAAATCATAAAATAG
- a CDS encoding glycosyltransferase, whose product MIKKISLIISLKSSLEESHDFIQYLMDLERPTIEEELLLFFPSGSNDKSEIVSKLKNRFQAIKELKSLENKIVSDYNQAIKESSGDLIFILEEQALYPAKYLVDMLTYTDELAADKLGGVLVPKATNTNLISESIAASLMSFFVVGNTQYRLIAEKNREYSALPTGVYRKSVFDNWGLFDEKLQNLAEDELNGRIAAKGAKMYLIPSLEIEYNCPTTLTQIIHFFQNQAYFKPYVNAKLGVSASLRQLSPSIGLLFFLITGTASSINPLMLLLFLFAGMVYLFADIWESFGIGIAKDKARLTTVLIFLFPIIHISYGLGFLKAWIDINILKRTLK is encoded by the coding sequence ATGATAAAAAAAATAAGTCTCATTATTTCTTTAAAATCTTCTTTGGAAGAATCACACGATTTTATCCAATATTTAATGGATTTGGAGAGACCAACAATAGAGGAGGAGCTCCTATTATTCTTTCCTTCTGGAAGCAATGATAAATCAGAGATTGTTTCCAAGTTGAAAAACAGGTTTCAGGCAATAAAAGAGCTAAAGAGTTTGGAGAATAAGATTGTTTCTGATTATAATCAAGCTATAAAAGAATCCTCAGGGGATTTAATTTTTATACTAGAAGAGCAAGCTCTCTATCCAGCAAAATATTTAGTTGATATGTTAACTTACACTGATGAATTAGCTGCTGATAAATTGGGTGGGGTTCTCGTTCCTAAGGCAACAAATACCAATTTGATATCGGAATCGATTGCCGCTTCATTAATGAGTTTTTTTGTGGTTGGAAATACGCAGTATCGTTTAATTGCTGAAAAAAACAGAGAATATTCTGCCTTGCCTACAGGTGTTTATAGAAAATCTGTTTTTGATAATTGGGGTTTATTTGATGAGAAACTTCAAAACCTAGCTGAAGATGAGTTAAATGGGAGAATAGCAGCAAAAGGTGCGAAGATGTATTTGATTCCTTCATTAGAAATAGAATATAATTGTCCTACTACTTTGACTCAGATTATTCATTTCTTTCAAAATCAAGCTTATTTTAAGCCTTATGTGAATGCAAAGCTTGGCGTTTCCGCAAGTCTTAGACAGCTTTCTCCATCCATTGGATTGTTATTCTTTTTAATTACAGGAACAGCTTCTTCTATCAACCCATTGATGCTTTTATTATTCCTATTTGCTGGAATGGTATATCTATTTGCTGATATTTGGGAGTCTTTTGGAATTGGTATTGCTAAAGATAAAGCACGATTGACTACCGTTTTAATCTTCCTATTTCCTATAATCCATATAAGCTATGGCTTGGGGTTTTTAAAAGCATGGATTGATATTAATATTTTGAAAAGGACTTTGAAATAA
- a CDS encoding O-antigen ligase → MKDLQRITIYKNLIIFLILGFLLLSISPFWHLLPSVAILSFLTILSYNGAKQSLVNLNKNKWHVLLFSSLFFSYLLGMAYTTNKNDGWLDVMLKSSFLLFPLTYGIFPNDLFKGKDLRKILNSYVFILFGSTLFCFVNAILSYQSHSDPSVFYYTKFVFFQHPSYYGLYVNMGVLIILNQWIRDKDSMGQKSRILQLALLPWFLIILFLVQSKAAILTAGFLAILAVFDVVVFRKNIKKGISIFLSFVLIYLVAIVIIPKSSDRFDSATQTIEQRGEVDNTKESTAARLSLWKIAFKTIIKQPLLGVGTGDVETVYNEELKKEGFLKDGEMTYNSHSQYLQTAIALGIFGLLVLLANVIFPFVIGFKERNLLYMGLAVTVAFNILVESMLERQAGVMFFTFFNSFIFFVLMRTKER, encoded by the coding sequence ATGAAAGATTTACAAAGAATAACTATTTATAAAAACCTCATCATCTTCTTGATATTAGGTTTCTTATTACTTAGTATCTCTCCTTTTTGGCACCTATTGCCATCAGTGGCTATTCTTAGCTTTCTTACCATTTTGTCCTATAATGGTGCTAAGCAAAGTTTGGTGAATTTGAATAAGAATAAATGGCATGTTTTGTTGTTTAGCTCCTTGTTTTTTAGTTATCTGCTGGGGATGGCTTATACCACAAATAAAAATGACGGTTGGCTCGATGTAATGTTGAAATCTTCATTTTTGCTTTTCCCTTTGACCTATGGAATATTTCCAAACGATTTATTTAAAGGAAAAGACCTTCGAAAGATTCTAAATTCCTATGTTTTTATCTTGTTTGGTAGTACACTATTTTGTTTTGTAAATGCAATATTAAGCTACCAAAGTCATTCTGATCCCAGTGTGTTTTATTATACCAAATTCGTGTTTTTTCAGCATCCTTCTTATTATGGTTTATATGTTAATATGGGGGTTCTAATCATACTAAATCAATGGATTAGAGATAAAGACTCCATGGGGCAGAAGAGTAGAATATTGCAATTGGCTTTGCTTCCTTGGTTTCTTATTATTTTGTTTCTCGTTCAATCGAAAGCTGCTATTTTAACAGCTGGGTTTTTAGCAATATTAGCGGTGTTTGATGTTGTGGTATTTCGGAAGAACATTAAAAAAGGCATAAGTATATTTCTCAGTTTTGTCCTCATATATTTAGTAGCTATTGTTATTATCCCTAAAAGCTCTGATCGTTTTGATTCTGCTACTCAAACTATAGAACAAAGGGGGGAGGTTGATAATACCAAAGAATCAACTGCTGCTAGATTAAGCCTATGGAAAATAGCCTTTAAAACAATCATAAAACAACCCTTATTAGGTGTTGGAACGGGAGATGTAGAAACAGTATATAATGAGGAATTAAAGAAAGAGGGTTTTCTGAAAGATGGTGAAATGACTTATAATTCGCATTCTCAGTATTTGCAAACAGCTATTGCTCTTGGCATTTTTGGTTTGTTGGTATTGCTAGCCAATGTTATATTCCCTTTTGTAATAGGGTTTAAGGAACGGAATCTTCTTTATATGGGTTTAGCTGTAACCGTGGCATTCAATATTTTGGTAGAGAGTATGTTGGAGCGACAAGCTGGGGTAATGTTTTTTACTTTCTTTAATAGTTTTATTTTCTTTGTTCTCATGAGAACAAAAGAAAGGTAA
- a CDS encoding glycosyltransferase family 4 protein, producing MNILVINHYAGSPDLGMEFRPYFMAKEWIAMGHDVTILASNQSHIRAHQPEVKKDFEEVILDGIRYVWVKTRPYEGNGVKRVLNIFDFVRKIYSRSKQISKQYQPDIVIASSTYTSDNYAARRIAKLAKAKYAYEVHDLWPLSPIELGGMSRKHPFIMAMQHAEDFAYRHSDIIISMLPKTQDYMKSRGLDLKKWHYVPNGFSVENWNKRQKLNPKTRKSITEIKTKFSKILAYTGTLGLANALDTLLDACHKIDSSVAVVIVGKGPEKEVLERRIEKENLSNCFILDSVTKNEIPELLSLFDFLFIGLKYQPLFRFGISPNKMIDYMMAAKPVIQSIDAGNNMVEDAQCGISIQPEDSAAIVKAVAHLIQLPETDLLKLGKNGRRFAEQHHDYRFLAKKFIDIISE from the coding sequence ATGAATATTCTTGTGATCAATCATTATGCTGGATCTCCAGATTTAGGAATGGAATTTAGACCATATTTCATGGCTAAAGAATGGATTGCTATGGGGCATGACGTAACTATTCTAGCATCTAACCAATCTCATATTAGAGCACATCAACCAGAAGTAAAAAAAGATTTTGAGGAAGTTATTTTAGATGGGATAAGGTATGTTTGGGTAAAGACAAGACCTTATGAAGGAAATGGAGTTAAACGTGTTTTAAATATTTTTGATTTTGTAAGAAAAATATACTCTCGCTCTAAACAAATTTCAAAACAATATCAACCCGATATAGTAATTGCCAGCTCCACTTACACTTCTGATAATTATGCCGCCAGAAGAATAGCCAAATTAGCCAAAGCCAAATATGCTTATGAGGTTCACGACTTATGGCCTTTATCCCCCATAGAACTAGGAGGAATGTCAAGAAAACATCCTTTCATTATGGCCATGCAACATGCTGAAGACTTTGCATATAGACATTCCGACATCATCATCTCCATGCTTCCCAAAACTCAAGATTATATGAAATCGAGAGGATTGGATTTAAAGAAATGGCATTACGTTCCCAATGGTTTTTCAGTTGAAAACTGGAATAAGAGACAGAAGTTAAATCCTAAAACCCGAAAGAGTATTACCGAAATTAAAACAAAATTTTCCAAAATACTGGCTTACACCGGAACTTTGGGTTTAGCAAATGCTTTGGATACTTTGTTAGATGCTTGCCATAAAATAGACTCTTCTGTAGCTGTTGTTATTGTAGGAAAAGGGCCTGAGAAAGAAGTTTTAGAGCGCAGAATTGAAAAAGAAAATCTTTCAAATTGCTTCATTCTTGACAGCGTCACTAAGAATGAGATTCCAGAGCTATTATCATTATTCGATTTCTTATTTATCGGGTTAAAATATCAACCCTTATTCCGTTTTGGAATTAGTCCTAATAAGATGATTGATTATATGATGGCTGCCAAACCTGTAATTCAGTCTATTGACGCTGGTAACAATATGGTTGAAGATGCCCAATGTGGCATTAGTATTCAACCAGAAGATTCAGCTGCTATAGTGAAGGCAGTAGCCCATCTTATTCAGCTCCCAGAAACAGACTTATTAAAATTGGGAAAGAATGGTAGACGCTTTGCAGAACAGCATCACGATTATCGTTTCCTCGCAAAGAAGTTTATAGATATTATTTCTGAATAA
- a CDS encoding helix-turn-helix domain-containing protein — MIGQKIKELRLLKGYTQEDLAEKTKLSVRTIQRIENGEVDPRTYTLNLLAEALDVALEEFTSEIVEKEKQNASPVDHTQWLALLHLSGLFVMIFPPLILFIWKKPEIPEMQSHFRDVMNFQLSLLIYLLGSLVLVMAVIGVVLLPLIGLFSTAIIILNTIKVMNGDPYKYPLTIKFLK; from the coding sequence ATGATAGGACAAAAAATCAAAGAATTAAGATTATTAAAAGGCTATACTCAAGAAGATTTAGCTGAGAAAACGAAATTGAGTGTTCGTACCATTCAGAGGATTGAAAATGGTGAAGTAGATCCTAGGACTTATACATTAAATCTATTGGCAGAAGCATTAGATGTAGCTTTGGAAGAGTTCACGAGTGAAATCGTAGAAAAAGAAAAGCAGAATGCTTCACCTGTAGACCATACTCAGTGGTTGGCACTTCTACATTTGAGCGGTCTGTTTGTTATGATTTTCCCTCCTCTTATTCTATTTATCTGGAAAAAACCTGAAATTCCAGAAATGCAGAGTCACTTTAGAGATGTCATGAATTTTCAATTGAGTTTGCTCATATATTTATTAGGTTCTTTGGTTCTAGTCATGGCTGTGATTGGAGTAGTTTTATTACCACTCATAGGCTTGTTTAGTACTGCAATTATCATACTTAATACTATAAAAGTGATGAATGGGGATCCATATAAATATCCACTAACTATAAAGTTTTTAAAATAG
- a CDS encoding YccF domain-containing protein, translating to MNFLGNLIWLIFGGLLVAIQYFVSSLLMMITIIGIPFGIQTMKLGILALWPFGSEVRSTPSSGGCLYTLFNIIWIFIGGIWIALTHLCFGILLAITIIGIPFARQHFKMAGLALTPFGKEIV from the coding sequence ATGAACTTTCTTGGAAACCTTATTTGGCTAATTTTTGGTGGATTGCTTGTTGCCATTCAATATTTTGTTTCATCTTTATTAATGATGATTACTATTATTGGCATTCCATTTGGCATACAAACCATGAAACTTGGAATATTGGCACTTTGGCCTTTTGGAAGCGAGGTTAGAAGTACTCCTTCATCTGGAGGCTGTTTATATACTCTTTTTAATATTATTTGGATTTTTATTGGAGGTATTTGGATTGCTCTCACTCATTTATGTTTCGGAATATTATTGGCCATTACTATCATTGGAATTCCATTTGCTCGTCAGCATTTTAAGATGGCTGGTTTGGCCCTAACGCCATTTGGAAAAGAAATCGTATAG